In a single window of the Leptospira sanjuanensis genome:
- a CDS encoding LIC_10091 family lipoprotein: MLTFFVLGFSFCSGSEKIKETQNRSALSEQDLVSKLEILKETPQETLVPTKWDVGDTTVSNEDRLDLLIPHVQNVGNAYIGVGSEQNLTIAAWAKSDFIYLMDFTQIVVHANTITILFLKKGEKKEDFIRLWGKEGEKEALELIQTSLPDPEVYKKVYKQASPFIRKRHRTNLMLSKKYDYKMFQTDDEQYAYIRKLAVEGRILPVRGNLLGNTTLTGIGNTLKKVGHKVGIIYFSNAEEYFAYPQEFKNSLLNLPVNDNSLVVRTISVRRDLFPWSPGSEISTDRGFHYCVQKISNFQKWLASNKPGLRSLQVMVEGGTVDKKNGITVVDKEPAVTPAPTATTPGNQTKPTTTTTSNPTAQ, encoded by the coding sequence ATGCTTACGTTCTTCGTTCTCGGCTTTTCCTTTTGCTCCGGTTCGGAAAAGATCAAGGAAACCCAAAACCGTTCCGCTTTGAGCGAACAGGATCTCGTTTCCAAACTTGAAATTCTCAAAGAAACCCCGCAAGAAACCCTAGTTCCCACCAAATGGGACGTAGGCGATACGACCGTTTCCAACGAAGACCGTCTGGATCTTCTGATTCCTCACGTTCAAAACGTGGGTAACGCGTATATCGGAGTCGGATCGGAACAGAATCTTACGATCGCGGCTTGGGCGAAATCGGATTTCATTTATCTCATGGACTTTACGCAGATCGTAGTTCACGCGAATACGATCACGATTCTCTTTTTGAAAAAGGGAGAAAAGAAAGAGGACTTTATCCGTCTTTGGGGAAAGGAAGGAGAAAAGGAAGCGCTTGAATTGATTCAGACTTCCTTACCCGATCCAGAAGTGTACAAGAAGGTTTACAAACAAGCTTCTCCGTTTATCCGCAAACGTCATAGAACCAACTTGATGCTTTCCAAAAAATACGATTACAAGATGTTTCAAACCGACGACGAACAGTACGCTTACATCCGCAAACTCGCCGTCGAGGGGAGAATTCTCCCGGTTCGCGGAAACCTTCTCGGAAATACCACGTTAACCGGAATCGGAAACACGCTGAAGAAAGTCGGACACAAAGTCGGAATCATTTATTTCAGCAACGCGGAAGAATACTTCGCATATCCGCAGGAATTTAAGAATTCCCTTTTGAATCTTCCGGTCAACGACAACTCCCTTGTGGTTAGAACCATCTCGGTTCGCAGAGATTTGTTTCCTTGGTCGCCCGGTTCCGAGATTTCGACGGACAGGGGATTTCATTATTGCGTTCAGAAAATTTCCAATTTTCAAAAATGGCTGGCGAGCAACAAACCGGGATTGCGATCTCTGCAAGTTATGGTGGAAGGCGGAACCGTGGATAAGAAAAACGGAATCACCGTCGTAGACAAGGAACCGGCCGTAACTCCGGCGCCTACCGCAACGACTCCGGGAAACCAAACGAAACCGACTACGACAACTACTTCCAATCCTACTGCACAATAA
- a CDS encoding formylglycine-generating enzyme family protein — protein sequence MKSKLRNILLLTAAFSVICIGCMCKLLADSSACGGKEIAGMKCIPAGEFIRGSNTHDADERPEEKVYVSDFYMDTYEVTNEEFDKCKNAGKCQECLKTGKCNYIGPRYGKPYLGPKQPAAGISWYTAKEFCEWAGKRLPTEAEWEKAARGTNGNLYPWGNEPATCERAIIEVGDVKGCVAKKTDKPHLMPTANVGTRAPGVYGLYDMAGNSWEWTQDWYSPSFKACGEACRGKDPKGPCDGKEVCPGHTKKVLKSGSWWWPASYARGSKRRSHIPENFPEYHHFGFRCAKDANK from the coding sequence ATGAAATCGAAACTTCGGAACATTCTTCTTTTGACCGCCGCGTTTTCGGTCATCTGCATCGGATGTATGTGTAAACTTCTCGCGGATTCTTCCGCTTGCGGAGGCAAGGAAATCGCGGGTATGAAATGTATTCCTGCGGGAGAATTCATCCGCGGAAGCAACACGCACGACGCGGACGAAAGGCCGGAAGAGAAAGTGTATGTCAGCGACTTCTATATGGACACGTACGAAGTCACGAACGAAGAATTCGACAAGTGTAAGAATGCGGGTAAATGCCAGGAATGTTTAAAGACCGGTAAATGCAATTATATCGGTCCGCGTTATGGTAAACCGTATTTAGGTCCCAAACAACCGGCCGCGGGAATCAGCTGGTACACCGCAAAGGAATTCTGCGAATGGGCGGGCAAACGTCTTCCTACCGAAGCGGAATGGGAAAAAGCGGCGAGAGGAACCAACGGAAATTTATATCCTTGGGGAAACGAACCCGCGACCTGCGAACGAGCGATCATAGAAGTCGGCGACGTAAAAGGTTGTGTCGCTAAAAAAACGGACAAGCCGCATCTCATGCCGACCGCCAACGTGGGAACGAGAGCGCCCGGAGTGTACGGACTTTATGACATGGCCGGAAATTCCTGGGAATGGACTCAAGATTGGTATTCTCCCTCCTTCAAAGCGTGTGGAGAAGCCTGCCGCGGAAAGGATCCGAAAGGACCGTGCGACGGAAAAGAAGTCTGCCCCGGTCATACGAAAAAGGTTTTAAAAAGCGGTTCTTGGTGGTGGCCCGCAAGTTACGCAAGAGGTTCCAAAAGAAGATCTCATATCCCCGAAAATTTTCCGGAATACCATCACTTCGGATTCCGCTGCGCAAAGGATGCAAACAAATAA
- a CDS encoding M14 family zinc carboxypeptidase has translation MKTRFIYTLRAVSIAFLGVFVSISCSGFFRKKIPNSPLNDPRKMLLVRIEPGRLGEFREKTKGRYSISYQESDSYYSVMSKEDVDRAGFSSPGIAVVKQYFPFKYYSGNYQDLINERFNGLDDLKKGYKDNILNIHYLLGIANRYSKLARVQVIGKTARGREIPALILTNTNVPDKEKISVLFNCAHHANEVISIEHCYDIVYSVLSKPKEYDEILNKLKIWVVPIVNPDGARHFWHVSNLMGRKNGYPGVGPVNDKLNPGVDINRNYPFFWGKTGGGYSSPNPSNYFYRGPSPGSEPETKAMMELANKERFAASISYHAYANCLLVPYSIDSLNNPEPDMAGELGKKIAASVASLNPEKEFEARKNIYPIDGVDQDYFYFAHGTLAYLLETTHLNPVYKEVEKVNLSLRESWNILLNEVLEGRKIFLKVTDEFGIPLEAKVEIDRVKYFQEEVRVSNPNNGFFFQLFPDRKETKIKVSKEGYESVEIRSRPNRNWEPLKIVLKKSKA, from the coding sequence ATGAAAACGCGTTTTATCTATACGCTCCGAGCCGTCTCGATCGCCTTTCTCGGCGTGTTCGTATCGATTTCCTGTTCCGGTTTTTTTCGAAAGAAGATTCCGAATTCTCCCCTAAACGATCCAAGAAAGATGCTTCTCGTTCGGATCGAACCCGGACGTCTGGGAGAGTTTCGGGAAAAAACCAAAGGAAGATATTCCATCAGTTATCAGGAATCGGATTCCTATTATTCCGTGATGAGTAAAGAGGACGTGGATCGGGCCGGATTTTCATCGCCTGGAATCGCCGTGGTCAAACAATACTTTCCGTTTAAATATTACTCGGGGAACTATCAGGATCTGATCAACGAACGGTTCAACGGACTGGACGATTTAAAGAAAGGATATAAGGATAATATATTAAATATTCATTATCTACTCGGGATTGCGAACCGTTATTCCAAACTGGCGCGCGTGCAGGTGATCGGAAAAACCGCGAGAGGAAGGGAGATTCCCGCGCTGATTTTGACGAACACGAACGTTCCCGATAAGGAAAAGATCTCGGTTCTTTTCAACTGTGCGCATCACGCCAACGAGGTCATATCGATCGAACACTGCTACGATATCGTGTATTCCGTTCTTTCCAAACCGAAGGAATATGATGAAATTCTAAATAAGTTGAAGATCTGGGTCGTTCCGATCGTCAACCCGGACGGAGCCAGACATTTCTGGCACGTTTCCAATCTGATGGGAAGAAAGAACGGTTATCCCGGAGTCGGACCGGTAAACGACAAACTCAATCCTGGCGTGGACATCAATCGGAACTATCCGTTCTTCTGGGGAAAAACGGGAGGAGGTTATTCCTCTCCGAATCCTTCCAATTATTTTTACAGGGGACCGTCGCCCGGCTCGGAGCCCGAAACGAAGGCGATGATGGAACTCGCCAATAAGGAACGTTTTGCGGCTTCCATCAGCTATCATGCGTATGCGAATTGTCTGTTGGTTCCGTATTCCATCGATTCGTTGAATAACCCCGAACCGGATATGGCGGGAGAATTGGGAAAAAAAATCGCAGCTTCGGTTGCGAGTCTCAATCCGGAAAAGGAATTCGAAGCGAGAAAGAACATCTATCCGATCGACGGAGTGGATCAGGATTATTTCTATTTCGCGCACGGAACTCTCGCGTATCTTCTCGAAACCACGCATCTCAATCCGGTTTATAAGGAAGTGGAGAAGGTCAATCTTTCCCTGCGAGAATCCTGGAACATTTTGTTAAACGAAGTCCTCGAAGGAAGAAAGATCTTTTTGAAGGTCACGGACGAATTCGGCATTCCTCTCGAAGCGAAGGTGGAAATAGATCGAGTGAAATATTTTCAGGAAGAAGTCCGCGTCTCCAATCCGAACAACGGATTCTTCTTTCAGTTGTTTCCCGATCGGAAAGAAACCAAAATCAAAGTCTCAAAAGAAGGCTATGAATCCGTGGAAATCCGTTCCCGTCCGAATCGGAATTGGGAGCCGCTTAAAATCGTATTGAAGAAGAGCAAAGCCTGA
- a CDS encoding DMT family transporter, with the protein MFNLKQFGNEAYLILCTLIWGGTFTMTIFGLRDTSPSIFLGLRFGIASLIFFPFAWKEFKNGRIWYPGAFLLGMFLYLGFACETVGLKTTTATKSSFLIGTLVVITPFLEAVFKRRMPAKGNLLGALVVFIGISLIFLGEVGREGSLQIASGDWITLGGALFFSLYIIQMDRMGSDIPIRVSVFYQSFVAGFFALLSVVVLDVSGIEEAKLNPSMRLIPGVLYNALLASVLTTFLQTKYQHRVSPTRVGIIFSLEPVFSSIIAYLLLGETSGPIRVIGCAIVFCGLILAESIGKDRE; encoded by the coding sequence ATGTTCAATCTGAAACAATTCGGAAACGAAGCGTATCTGATTCTATGCACTTTGATCTGGGGCGGAACGTTTACGATGACGATCTTCGGGCTCAGGGACACTTCGCCTTCGATCTTCTTAGGTTTGCGTTTCGGGATTGCGAGTTTGATTTTTTTTCCGTTCGCTTGGAAAGAATTTAAAAACGGAAGAATTTGGTATCCCGGGGCGTTTCTTCTCGGAATGTTTTTGTATCTCGGATTCGCATGTGAGACGGTCGGATTAAAAACGACCACCGCAACTAAGTCCTCTTTTTTAATCGGAACGTTAGTCGTCATTACTCCGTTTTTGGAGGCGGTCTTCAAACGAAGAATGCCCGCAAAGGGAAATCTTTTGGGAGCGCTGGTCGTTTTTATCGGAATCAGTCTGATTTTTTTGGGAGAAGTCGGACGGGAAGGTTCGTTGCAGATCGCGAGCGGCGATTGGATCACGCTCGGCGGAGCGCTTTTCTTTTCGCTTTACATCATTCAGATGGACCGGATGGGTTCCGATATTCCGATTCGAGTTTCGGTTTTTTATCAATCGTTTGTGGCCGGTTTTTTCGCTCTCTTATCCGTGGTAGTTTTAGACGTGAGCGGAATCGAAGAAGCGAAATTGAATCCGAGTATGAGATTGATCCCGGGAGTCCTTTACAACGCGTTATTGGCTTCGGTTCTCACGACGTTTCTGCAAACCAAATATCAGCATCGCGTGTCGCCTACGAGGGTCGGAATCATCTTTTCTCTCGAACCCGTTTTTTCTTCGATCATCGCCTATTTATTGTTAGGTGAAACTTCCGGACCGATCCGGGTGATCGGTTGTGCGATCGTATTTTGCGGTTTGATTCTGGCCGAATCGATCGGCAAGGATCGAGAATAG
- a CDS encoding type I restriction endonuclease subunit R, which yields MTNQSPEQISRDLIDSILIQSGWLVQDKKSINLSEGIGIAVREYNTDVGPADYVLFVDRKPVGIIEAKREEEGHRLTTVEDQSKEYSQAKLKYLNNDPLPYVYESTGELTRFTNYRDPKPRSRPMFAFHRPETLRAWEKNEKQLRSRLLDLPSLPISGLRDCQILAITKLEESFKGNKPRALIQMATGSGKTFTSITFIYRLLKYAKSKRILFLVDTKNLGEQAEQEFLSYLPNDDNRKFTELYAVHRLKSGFVPPDNQVYISTIQRLYSILRGKELEDSSEEGNPNEKWVPNEPVPVEYNPNLSPEFFDFVVIDECHRSIYNLWKQVLEYFDAFQIGLTATPDNRTYGYFNQNVVSNYGFEDAIADGVLVPYNIFTIETEISKNGAQIQKESLFKEYIEKRERLTRRKFWEQLDEDLEYSAKKLDNEIVNPSQIRTVIKSFRKNLPQMFPDRYDLNHEFEVPKTLIFAKTDSHADDIIQIVREEFEEENRFCKKITYKAEEDPKSTLSQFRNDYYPRIAVTVDMIATGTDVKPLECLLFMRDIRSRNYFEQMKGRGTRTLSLDDLRKVSPSAQFTKDHFVIVDAVGVTKSLKTDSRSLDKKPGVALKDLLGAIAVGVQDEDLFTTLADRLIRLDKQLTEREREQFRQKAKGNQVPQVVKALLNVYNPDTIEALRDDIKKESQNVSLEEIEIQFQSRHSDMIQKVADIFSGELNRFIESIRKTHFQYIDEVNLDKVLNEAWEKETMTNAETLISDFRAWINTHKTEILALQIFYNQPYRRRELTYSMLKDVLDILKSAKPSMAPLNIWKAYEQLEAVRGNPKTELMALVSLIRRITGIDSSLTSYDKIVDKNFQDWVFKKQAGTLKFNKEQMHWLQMIKDYIVTSYHVDKEDFELDPFNKEGGLGKFWQLFGAEAEPILEELNEVLVA from the coding sequence ATGACAAATCAATCTCCCGAACAAATTTCTAGAGATCTTATTGATAGTATTTTAATTCAATCCGGTTGGTTAGTTCAGGATAAAAAATCAATTAATCTAAGTGAGGGAATAGGTATTGCTGTTCGTGAATATAATACGGACGTCGGTCCAGCCGATTACGTGCTTTTCGTGGATAGGAAGCCAGTTGGTATCATAGAAGCAAAAAGAGAAGAAGAAGGACACCGCCTTACAACTGTTGAAGATCAATCCAAAGAATATTCACAAGCTAAGTTAAAATATCTAAATAATGATCCGCTTCCCTATGTTTACGAAAGCACTGGGGAATTAACGAGATTCACAAACTATCGAGACCCAAAGCCGCGATCTCGTCCAATGTTTGCCTTTCATAGACCAGAGACACTAAGAGCTTGGGAAAAAAATGAGAAACAACTTAGGAGTAGATTATTAGATCTACCCTCATTACCCATATCGGGTCTTAGAGATTGTCAAATTCTTGCAATTACAAAATTAGAAGAATCTTTTAAAGGAAACAAGCCAAGAGCTTTGATTCAAATGGCTACTGGCTCAGGAAAAACTTTTACTTCTATTACATTTATCTATCGATTGTTAAAATATGCAAAGTCTAAGAGAATCTTATTTTTAGTAGATACTAAGAATTTGGGTGAACAAGCGGAACAGGAATTCCTGTCTTATTTGCCTAATGATGACAATCGAAAGTTTACGGAATTATACGCGGTTCATCGATTGAAGTCCGGATTTGTTCCACCCGACAATCAAGTATATATTAGTACGATACAAAGATTATATTCTATTTTACGTGGAAAAGAGCTTGAAGACTCATCTGAGGAAGGGAACCCAAATGAAAAATGGGTACCCAATGAACCGGTTCCCGTTGAATACAATCCGAATTTATCACCTGAGTTTTTTGATTTTGTTGTTATCGACGAATGTCATAGAAGTATTTATAATCTGTGGAAACAGGTGCTCGAATATTTCGATGCATTTCAAATCGGTTTAACGGCCACTCCTGATAATCGAACTTACGGTTACTTCAATCAGAATGTTGTAAGCAACTACGGATTCGAAGATGCAATAGCCGATGGCGTTCTTGTTCCTTATAACATTTTTACTATTGAGACAGAAATTTCTAAGAATGGAGCTCAAATTCAAAAGGAGAGTCTCTTTAAAGAATACATTGAAAAAAGAGAACGCTTAACAAGAAGAAAATTCTGGGAACAATTGGATGAGGACTTGGAATATTCTGCGAAAAAGTTAGACAATGAAATCGTGAATCCAAGCCAGATTCGGACGGTTATTAAATCGTTTCGAAAGAATCTACCTCAGATGTTTCCCGATCGATACGATCTAAATCATGAATTTGAAGTCCCGAAAACTTTAATTTTCGCAAAGACGGACAGTCATGCGGACGATATTATTCAAATTGTCAGAGAAGAGTTTGAAGAAGAAAATAGATTTTGTAAAAAAATAACCTATAAAGCGGAAGAGGATCCAAAATCTACACTCTCTCAGTTTCGGAACGATTATTATCCAAGAATTGCAGTTACCGTAGATATGATTGCGACCGGAACGGATGTAAAACCTTTAGAATGTCTTCTATTTATGCGAGATATTAGAAGCAGGAATTATTTTGAACAAATGAAAGGAAGAGGCACACGAACTCTGAGCCTAGACGATCTTAGAAAGGTCAGCCCATCTGCTCAATTTACGAAAGATCATTTTGTCATCGTTGATGCGGTAGGTGTTACGAAAAGTTTAAAAACGGATAGTAGATCTTTGGATAAAAAGCCAGGAGTAGCTTTAAAAGATTTACTGGGGGCTATTGCAGTAGGCGTTCAAGACGAAGATTTGTTTACTACACTTGCCGATCGATTGATTCGATTAGATAAACAATTGACGGAAAGGGAACGAGAGCAGTTTAGACAAAAGGCAAAAGGAAATCAGGTTCCACAGGTTGTCAAGGCACTTTTGAATGTTTATAATCCGGACACGATAGAAGCATTAAGAGACGATATAAAAAAGGAATCGCAGAATGTATCTTTAGAAGAAATTGAAATCCAATTTCAAAGCAGACACTCGGATATGATTCAAAAAGTGGCAGATATTTTTTCGGGCGAACTTAATCGTTTTATTGAGTCGATCAGAAAAACACATTTTCAATATATTGACGAGGTTAATTTAGACAAGGTCCTGAATGAAGCATGGGAAAAGGAAACAATGACAAATGCGGAGACATTGATTTCTGATTTCCGTGCATGGATTAACACGCATAAGACTGAAATTCTCGCCCTACAAATTTTTTATAATCAACCTTATCGCAGACGTGAATTAACATATTCGATGTTAAAAGATGTTCTGGATATCTTGAAATCGGCTAAGCCGAGTATGGCTCCTTTAAATATATGGAAAGCTTACGAACAATTAGAAGCTGTCCGTGGAAATCCTAAAACTGAACTGATGGCGCTTGTCTCATTGATTCGAAGAATAACGGGAATCGATTCTTCTTTGACAAGCTATGATAAGATCGTGGATAAAAACTTTCAAGATTGGGTATTTAAAAAACAGGCAGGCACACTTAAATTTAATAAAGAGCAAATGCACTGGTTGCAGATGATCAAGGACTATATTGTTACTTCGTATCATGTTGATAAAGAAGACTTTGAATTAGACCCCTTCAATAAAGAGGGCGGCTTAGGTAAATTTTGGCAGCTTTTTGGAGCAGAAGCCGAACCAATTTTGGAAGAGTTGAATGAAGTTCTGGTGGCATGA
- a CDS encoding DUF488 domain-containing protein: MLFLYTQNQEMPSFDFLPYRFGCYSPQATQDLKTMTKYGQVDETQSGWSVLDSLDYRKTLKKNDVDRLDLFSRKFSKLRGKPLIKFVYENYPFYAIKSEIAETILDKNQWVQVVNSRPTQREPLLFTIGYEGKTVESYVTELIRENVQVLCDVRKNPLSMKFGFSKAQLQSILETVGIEYVHIPGLGIDSDKRQGLNSQKDYEKLFLEYERSTLALNSKDLKIVADLFREKGRIALTCFEADSNCCHRSRTARKLLDFLPKKTKLNHL; this comes from the coding sequence TTGTTGTTTTTATATACGCAAAACCAAGAAATGCCGTCCTTTGATTTTTTGCCTTACCGATTCGGTTGTTATTCTCCTCAGGCTACTCAGGATTTAAAAACGATGACGAAGTATGGCCAAGTAGACGAGACGCAATCAGGTTGGTCGGTTTTGGATTCTTTAGATTACAGAAAAACATTAAAGAAGAATGATGTAGATCGGTTGGATTTGTTTTCGAGAAAGTTTTCGAAATTACGCGGAAAACCATTGATAAAGTTCGTATATGAAAACTATCCATTCTACGCGATTAAAAGTGAAATCGCGGAAACAATCTTAGACAAAAACCAGTGGGTCCAAGTGGTAAATTCTAGGCCGACTCAAAGGGAACCATTACTTTTTACGATTGGCTATGAAGGAAAAACTGTTGAGAGCTATGTAACAGAATTGATACGGGAGAATGTTCAAGTCCTCTGTGATGTTCGAAAAAATCCGTTGAGTATGAAGTTCGGTTTTTCTAAAGCTCAACTGCAAAGCATCTTAGAGACAGTTGGGATCGAATATGTACATATTCCCGGCCTTGGAATCGATTCCGACAAAAGACAGGGATTGAATTCTCAAAAAGATTATGAAAAACTGTTTCTTGAATATGAAAGAAGCACTTTGGCTTTGAATTCAAAAGATCTAAAAATAGTTGCAGATCTATTTCGTGAAAAGGGGAGAATCGCGTTAACCTGCTTTGAAGCGGATTCAAACTGTTGCCATAGAAGTCGAACGGCGAGGAAGTTGTTGGATTTCTTACCGAAAAAAACGAAACTCAATCACCTCTGA
- a CDS encoding restriction endonuclease subunit S: MEEIKNKIQDRTLSNSSLLSNDYIPDTWNIVKLGEVAEYINGKAFKSSEWAKEGVPIIRIQNLNREISEYNYCKVEIEKKYHVNFGDLLFAWSGTPDTSFGAHIWRGGFAYLNQHIFRIVVNEKLIDRQFYLYALKNKIKEFVKKAHGTAGLAHITKSKFEAAKIPLPPIAEQQRIVSKIEVLFSELDKGIENLKTAQKQLKVYRQSVLKSAFEGKLTEEWRKKHLNQIASEDITEEKNSSLGELPSGWKWVKLGDVLRSKLTNGYSGKPVKYFTNYKVLKLSATTSGKFSSKYYKYLDEKNLYDRDIWCSNHDILIQRGNTLEYVGVPALYEGKDKEFIFPDLMFRVQCSENLIIPKYLYYNISNQYQRDYLRKRVAGSAGTMPKINQNILSSLPISLPTLSEQQAIVQEIESRFSICDKLEETIQSSLKQAESLRQSILKKAFEGKLVAQDPNDEPASVLLERIRAEKNTTFEKTNVNSARKVAENALSPKDNLIQFPQLIPEITTTDLHAGVIAMVIEAHEKQPKYLEHLGHVKCEKIAHLVESHLGISLGRMPVKDAAGPDDYPHLKKVESRAIKANYFGIKKLNIGHTYQSKQGMHKVLTKVSNQLDSNDLQKIRNLIQDFMPLDKLRSEVVATLFAAWNNLLIGGKQPTNEEIIFEARENWTPEKLKIPRENFLKTLLWMRRKGYIPEGKGAIVPKSSKKTSTQKGKKGSRE; the protein is encoded by the coding sequence ATGGAAGAAATTAAGAATAAGATTCAAGATCGAACTCTCTCCAACTCTTCACTTTTAAGTAACGATTATATTCCAGATACATGGAATATAGTAAAACTTGGAGAAGTTGCTGAATATATAAATGGAAAGGCATTTAAGTCTTCGGAATGGGCAAAGGAAGGAGTGCCAATTATAAGAATTCAAAATCTAAATCGAGAAATTTCAGAATACAATTATTGTAAAGTGGAGATCGAAAAAAAATATCATGTAAACTTCGGTGATTTGCTATTTGCTTGGTCAGGAACTCCTGATACTTCATTTGGGGCTCATATCTGGAGAGGGGGATTTGCATATTTAAATCAGCATATTTTTCGAATTGTAGTTAATGAAAAGTTGATTGACAGACAATTCTATCTTTATGCGTTAAAGAATAAGATAAAAGAATTTGTGAAAAAAGCTCATGGAACGGCTGGTTTAGCGCATATCACTAAGTCTAAGTTTGAGGCGGCTAAAATTCCCCTTCCACCCATCGCCGAACAACAACGCATCGTATCCAAAATCGAAGTACTGTTCAGTGAATTAGACAAAGGAATCGAAAACTTAAAAACAGCTCAGAAGCAGCTCAAGGTCTATCGACAATCCGTTTTGAAATCGGCCTTTGAAGGAAAGCTAACCGAGGAATGGCGAAAGAAACATCTGAATCAGATTGCGAGTGAAGATATAACAGAAGAGAAGAATTCTTCTTTAGGGGAACTTCCGAGCGGATGGAAGTGGGTGAAGTTGGGGGACGTTTTACGAAGTAAATTAACTAATGGTTATTCTGGAAAACCGGTTAAATATTTTACAAATTATAAAGTATTGAAACTTTCTGCAACGACTTCGGGAAAATTTTCATCTAAATATTACAAATATCTGGATGAAAAGAATTTATATGATCGTGATATTTGGTGTAGCAATCATGATATTTTAATTCAAAGAGGGAATACCTTAGAATACGTAGGTGTGCCTGCATTATATGAAGGAAAAGATAAAGAATTCATTTTTCCAGATCTAATGTTTCGCGTGCAATGCTCTGAAAATTTAATCATACCAAAGTATTTATATTATAATATATCTAATCAATATCAAAGGGATTATTTAAGGAAAAGAGTCGCTGGATCGGCGGGGACAATGCCGAAGATAAATCAGAATATTCTTAGTAGTTTACCAATTTCTTTACCAACATTGTCCGAACAACAAGCAATCGTCCAAGAAATCGAATCTCGCTTCAGTATTTGCGACAAACTCGAAGAAACCATTCAATCTTCGCTCAAACAGGCAGAATCTCTTCGGCAAAGTATTTTAAAAAAAGCATTTGAAGGAAAGTTAGTCGCACAAGATCCGAACGATGAACCTGCATCCGTTCTTTTAGAAAGAATTCGTGCAGAGAAAAACACTACATTCGAAAAAACGAATGTAAATTCCGCAAGGAAAGTCGCTGAAAACGCACTCTCGCCGAAAGACAATCTGATTCAATTTCCTCAACTCATTCCTGAAATTACCACGACGGATTTACACGCTGGCGTGATCGCGATGGTCATCGAAGCCCATGAAAAACAGCCAAAGTATTTAGAACATTTGGGTCATGTGAAATGTGAAAAGATTGCTCATTTGGTGGAATCCCATCTTGGAATTTCATTGGGAAGAATGCCTGTAAAGGATGCGGCCGGTCCGGATGATTACCCTCACTTGAAAAAGGTTGAGTCCCGTGCGATCAAGGCAAATTACTTCGGGATCAAAAAGTTAAACATCGGTCATACCTACCAATCGAAACAGGGGATGCATAAAGTTCTTACAAAAGTCTCGAATCAACTTGATAGCAATGATTTACAAAAAATCAGAAACTTAATTCAAGACTTTATGCCCTTGGATAAGCTCCGCTCCGAGGTTGTGGCAACTCTCTTTGCGGCATGGAACAATCTACTTATAGGAGGAAAGCAGCCGACAAACGAAGAAATCATATTCGAAGCGAGAGAAAATTGGACGCCGGAAAAACTCAAAATTCCAAGAGAGAATTTTTTGAAAACTTTACTTTGGATGAGAAGAAAGGGTTATATTCCGGAAGGAAAGGGCGCAATCGTTCCTAAGTCCAGTAAAAAGACATCTACTCAGAAAGGAAAAAAGGGATCGCGTGAGTAA